Proteins from a genomic interval of Channa argus isolate prfri chromosome 11, Channa argus male v1.0, whole genome shotgun sequence:
- the pomt1 gene encoding protein O-mannosyl-transferase 1 isoform X2: MLHLPLVVTAQVDLVLLLVSLLAMWTRLSHLSYPNAVVFDEVYYGQFVSLYMKRVFFIDDSGPPLGHMILALGAYLGGFDGNFVWNRIGAEYPSSVSVWSLRLLPALCGALCVPLVYLLTLELKFSHLSALAAALLLLLENALIVQSRFMLLESVLIFFVLLAFFSYLRFHNALSSSWFRFSWLLLSGASCAAAVGVKYMGLFSYLLLLGLASLHTWTLIGDQTVSHLSVCVQCVCRVVCLVVVPVLLYVFWFYVHLSLLNHSGPHDQLMSSAFQATLQGGLSRITQGQPLEVAYGSQVTLRSSASQPIPCWLHSHKVNYPIRYENGRGSSHQQQVTCYPFKDVNNWWIIKDPSRQELVVSSPPRPVRHGDVIQLVHGMTSRFLNSHDVAAPMSPHAQEVSAYIDFNISMPTQNLWRVEVSNRDSESEVWKTILSEARFVHVNTSAVLKLSGVSLPDWGFRQLEVVAEKLFKAHSSSLGWTVEEHRYGTSEEQKEREAELHSPTHIDVDRKISFWAKFLELQWKMLTVKREDSEHKYSSTPLEWITMETNIAYWLHSSTNAQIHLLGNPVSWGLGHLCLLAYQLLAALYLLRRRRGFKDLPEGVWHQFVYLGCVCIGGWLVNFVPFLLMEKTLFLYHYLPALCYLYLLTPALLEHAHNHLLRTASQRCTVCVCVTAGALSIFLSYQNFCPLTYGSPELSGNQLQSLKWRDTWDILYRRH; the protein is encoded by the exons ATGCTGCACCTTCCCCTAGTGGTGACAGCTCAGGTTGATCTGGTTCTGCTCCTGGTCTCATTGTTGGCCATGTGGACCAGACTGAGCCACCTCAGCTACCCCAACGCTGTAGT GTTTGATGAGGTGTATTATGGTCAGTTTGTGTCTCTATACATGAAGAGAGTTTTCTTCATTGATGACAGCGGACCGCCTCTTGGACACATGATCTTAGCCCTTGGAG cataCCTGGGAGGGTTTGATGGGAACTTTGTGTGGAACCGAATTGGAGCAG AGTATCCgagcagtgtgagtgtgtggagtCTGCGCTTACTACCAGCCCTTTGTGGAGCTCTCTGTGTTCCTCTGGTTTACCTGTTGACTCTGGAACTGAAGTTCTCTCACCTTTCGGCTCTGGcagctgcactgctgctgctgctcg AGAACGCTCTGATTGTTCAGTCACGGTTCATGTTACTGGAATCTGTTCTTATCTTCTTCGTGTTGTTAGCCTTCTTTTCATACCTGCGCTTCCACAACGCTTTAAGCAG CTCCTGGTTCAGGTTCAGTTGGCTGCTCTTGTCTGGAGCCTCCTGCGCTGCAGCTGTTGG gGTGAAGTACATGGGCTTGTTCTCTTATTTGCTGCTTCTGGGCTTGGCCTCTCTGCACACCTGGACCCTGATTGGAGACCAAACTGTCAGTCAT ctgagtgtgtgtgttcagtgtgtgtgtagagttgTATGCCTGGTGGTGGTTCCTGTTCTGCTCTATGTTTTCTGGTTCTACGTTCACCTGAGTCTCCTGAACCACAGCGGACCACATGACCAGCTGATGAGCTCAGCATTCCAGGCTACTCTGCAg GGTGGTCTCTCCAGGATCACTCAGGGCCAACCTCTGGAAGTCGCTTACGGCAGTCAAGTGACATTGAGGAGCTCTGCCTCTCAGCCAATCCCCTGCTGGCTCCACTCGCACAAAGTCAATTACCCAATCAG GTATGAAAATGGGAGGGGCAGTTCTCACCAGCAGCAGGTTACCTGTTACCCATTCAAAGACGTCAACAACTGGTGGATCATCAAAGACCCCAGCAG GCAGGAACTGGTGGTCAGCAGTCCTCCTCGGCCTGTCCGTCATGGTGACGTCATCCAGCTGGTTCATGGGATGACCTCACGCTTCCTTAACAG CCATGATGTAGCCGCTCCCATGAGTCCTCATGCTCAGGAAGTCTCTGCTTACATAGACTTCAACATCTCCATGCCAACCCAGAACCTGTGGAGAGTG gaAGTGTCTAACAGGGACTCTGAGTCTGAGGTTTGGAAGACGATCCTCTCTGAGGCCCGGTTCGTCCATGTCAACACCTCGGCTGTCCTCAAG ctGAGCGGCGTGTCTCTCCCCGACTGGGGTTTCCGTCAGCTTGAGGTCGTAGCAGAGAAACTGTTTAAAGCTCACAGCAGCAGTTTGGGATGGACTGTGGAGGAGCATCGATATGGAACCA gCGAGGAGCAGAAGGAGAGGGAAGCTGAGCTTCATTCTCCGACTCACATCGATGTTGACAGGAAAATTTCTTTCTGGGCCAAATTTTTAGAGCTTCAG TGGAAGATGCTGACAGTTAAACGGGAAGATTCCGAGCACAAATACAGCTCCACCCCATTAGAGTGGATCACCATGGAAACCAACATTGCATACTGGCTCCACTCCTCCACCAAT GCTCAGATCCACCTGCTTGGTAACCCAGTGTCGTGGGGATTGGGTCATCTGTGCCTGTTGGCCTATCAGCTGCTGGCAGCCTTGTACCTGCTGAGAAGGAGGCGTGGCTTCAAAGACTTACCTGAAG gtgtatgGCATCAGTTCGTGTATCTGGGCTGTGTGTGCATTGGTGGTTGGTTGGTGAACTTTGTTCCATTCCTTCTGATGGAGAAAACTCTCTTCCTGTATCACTACTTGCCTGCCCTGTGTTACCTGTACCTGCTGACCCCTGCCCTGCTGGAGCACGCTCACAACCACCTgctcag gACAGCGTCACAACGGTgcactgtgtgcgtgtgtgtgactgcagggGCATTGTCCATCTTCTTGTCCTACCAAAACTTCTGCCCTTTGACCTACGGCAGCCCAGAGCTCTCAGGAAATCAGCTGCAGTCTCTGAAGTGGAGAGACACCTGGGACATCCTATACCGCCGCCACTag
- the pomt1 gene encoding protein O-mannosyl-transferase 1 isoform X4, with product MLHLPLVVTAQVDLVLLLVSLLAMWTRLSHLSYPNAVVFDEVYYGQFVSLYMKRVFFIDDSGPPLGHMILALGAYLGGFDGNFVWNRIGAEYPSSVSVWSLRLLPALCGALCVPLVYLLTLELKFSHLSALAAALLLLLENALIVQSRFMLLESVLIFFVLLAFFSYLRFHNALSRLEQPSATCSWFRFSWLLLSGASCAAAVGVKYMGLFSYLLLLGLASLHTWTLIGDQTVSHLSVCVQCVCRVVCLVVVPVLLYVFWFYVHLSLLNHSGPHDQLMSSAFQATLQGGLSRITQGQPLEVAYGSQVTLRSSASQPIPCWLHSHKVNYPIRYENGRGSSHQQQVTCYPFKDVNNWWIIKDPSRQELVVSSPPRPVRHGDVIQLVHGMTSRFLNSHDVAAPMSPHAQEVSAYIDFNISMPTQNLWRVEVSNRDSESEVWKTILSEARFVHVNTSAVLKLSGVSLPDWGFRQLEVVAEKLFKAHSSSLGWTVEEHRYGTSEEQKEREAELHSPTHIDVDRKISFWAKFLELQAQIHLLGNPVSWGLGHLCLLAYQLLAALYLLRRRRGFKDLPEGVWHQFVYLGCVCIGGWLVNFVPFLLMEKTLFLYHYLPALCYLYLLTPALLEHAHNHLLRTASQRCTVCVCVTAGALSIFLSYQNFCPLTYGSPELSGNQLQSLKWRDTWDILYRRH from the exons ATGCTGCACCTTCCCCTAGTGGTGACAGCTCAGGTTGATCTGGTTCTGCTCCTGGTCTCATTGTTGGCCATGTGGACCAGACTGAGCCACCTCAGCTACCCCAACGCTGTAGT GTTTGATGAGGTGTATTATGGTCAGTTTGTGTCTCTATACATGAAGAGAGTTTTCTTCATTGATGACAGCGGACCGCCTCTTGGACACATGATCTTAGCCCTTGGAG cataCCTGGGAGGGTTTGATGGGAACTTTGTGTGGAACCGAATTGGAGCAG AGTATCCgagcagtgtgagtgtgtggagtCTGCGCTTACTACCAGCCCTTTGTGGAGCTCTCTGTGTTCCTCTGGTTTACCTGTTGACTCTGGAACTGAAGTTCTCTCACCTTTCGGCTCTGGcagctgcactgctgctgctgctcg AGAACGCTCTGATTGTTCAGTCACGGTTCATGTTACTGGAATCTGTTCTTATCTTCTTCGTGTTGTTAGCCTTCTTTTCATACCTGCGCTTCCACAACGCTTTAAGCAGGTTAGAACAGCCTTCAGCAACCTG CTCCTGGTTCAGGTTCAGTTGGCTGCTCTTGTCTGGAGCCTCCTGCGCTGCAGCTGTTGG gGTGAAGTACATGGGCTTGTTCTCTTATTTGCTGCTTCTGGGCTTGGCCTCTCTGCACACCTGGACCCTGATTGGAGACCAAACTGTCAGTCAT ctgagtgtgtgtgttcagtgtgtgtgtagagttgTATGCCTGGTGGTGGTTCCTGTTCTGCTCTATGTTTTCTGGTTCTACGTTCACCTGAGTCTCCTGAACCACAGCGGACCACATGACCAGCTGATGAGCTCAGCATTCCAGGCTACTCTGCAg GGTGGTCTCTCCAGGATCACTCAGGGCCAACCTCTGGAAGTCGCTTACGGCAGTCAAGTGACATTGAGGAGCTCTGCCTCTCAGCCAATCCCCTGCTGGCTCCACTCGCACAAAGTCAATTACCCAATCAG GTATGAAAATGGGAGGGGCAGTTCTCACCAGCAGCAGGTTACCTGTTACCCATTCAAAGACGTCAACAACTGGTGGATCATCAAAGACCCCAGCAG GCAGGAACTGGTGGTCAGCAGTCCTCCTCGGCCTGTCCGTCATGGTGACGTCATCCAGCTGGTTCATGGGATGACCTCACGCTTCCTTAACAG CCATGATGTAGCCGCTCCCATGAGTCCTCATGCTCAGGAAGTCTCTGCTTACATAGACTTCAACATCTCCATGCCAACCCAGAACCTGTGGAGAGTG gaAGTGTCTAACAGGGACTCTGAGTCTGAGGTTTGGAAGACGATCCTCTCTGAGGCCCGGTTCGTCCATGTCAACACCTCGGCTGTCCTCAAG ctGAGCGGCGTGTCTCTCCCCGACTGGGGTTTCCGTCAGCTTGAGGTCGTAGCAGAGAAACTGTTTAAAGCTCACAGCAGCAGTTTGGGATGGACTGTGGAGGAGCATCGATATGGAACCA gCGAGGAGCAGAAGGAGAGGGAAGCTGAGCTTCATTCTCCGACTCACATCGATGTTGACAGGAAAATTTCTTTCTGGGCCAAATTTTTAGAGCTTCAG GCTCAGATCCACCTGCTTGGTAACCCAGTGTCGTGGGGATTGGGTCATCTGTGCCTGTTGGCCTATCAGCTGCTGGCAGCCTTGTACCTGCTGAGAAGGAGGCGTGGCTTCAAAGACTTACCTGAAG gtgtatgGCATCAGTTCGTGTATCTGGGCTGTGTGTGCATTGGTGGTTGGTTGGTGAACTTTGTTCCATTCCTTCTGATGGAGAAAACTCTCTTCCTGTATCACTACTTGCCTGCCCTGTGTTACCTGTACCTGCTGACCCCTGCCCTGCTGGAGCACGCTCACAACCACCTgctcag gACAGCGTCACAACGGTgcactgtgtgcgtgtgtgtgactgcagggGCATTGTCCATCTTCTTGTCCTACCAAAACTTCTGCCCTTTGACCTACGGCAGCCCAGAGCTCTCAGGAAATCAGCTGCAGTCTCTGAAGTGGAGAGACACCTGGGACATCCTATACCGCCGCCACTag
- the pomt1 gene encoding protein O-mannosyl-transferase 1 isoform X1 produces MLHLPLVVTAQVDLVLLLVSLLAMWTRLSHLSYPNAVVFDEVYYGQFVSLYMKRVFFIDDSGPPLGHMILALGAYLGGFDGNFVWNRIGAEYPSSVSVWSLRLLPALCGALCVPLVYLLTLELKFSHLSALAAALLLLLENALIVQSRFMLLESVLIFFVLLAFFSYLRFHNALSRLEQPSATCSWFRFSWLLLSGASCAAAVGVKYMGLFSYLLLLGLASLHTWTLIGDQTVSHLSVCVQCVCRVVCLVVVPVLLYVFWFYVHLSLLNHSGPHDQLMSSAFQATLQGGLSRITQGQPLEVAYGSQVTLRSSASQPIPCWLHSHKVNYPIRYENGRGSSHQQQVTCYPFKDVNNWWIIKDPSRQELVVSSPPRPVRHGDVIQLVHGMTSRFLNSHDVAAPMSPHAQEVSAYIDFNISMPTQNLWRVEVSNRDSESEVWKTILSEARFVHVNTSAVLKLSGVSLPDWGFRQLEVVAEKLFKAHSSSLGWTVEEHRYGTSEEQKEREAELHSPTHIDVDRKISFWAKFLELQWKMLTVKREDSEHKYSSTPLEWITMETNIAYWLHSSTNAQIHLLGNPVSWGLGHLCLLAYQLLAALYLLRRRRGFKDLPEGVWHQFVYLGCVCIGGWLVNFVPFLLMEKTLFLYHYLPALCYLYLLTPALLEHAHNHLLRTASQRCTVCVCVTAGALSIFLSYQNFCPLTYGSPELSGNQLQSLKWRDTWDILYRRH; encoded by the exons ATGCTGCACCTTCCCCTAGTGGTGACAGCTCAGGTTGATCTGGTTCTGCTCCTGGTCTCATTGTTGGCCATGTGGACCAGACTGAGCCACCTCAGCTACCCCAACGCTGTAGT GTTTGATGAGGTGTATTATGGTCAGTTTGTGTCTCTATACATGAAGAGAGTTTTCTTCATTGATGACAGCGGACCGCCTCTTGGACACATGATCTTAGCCCTTGGAG cataCCTGGGAGGGTTTGATGGGAACTTTGTGTGGAACCGAATTGGAGCAG AGTATCCgagcagtgtgagtgtgtggagtCTGCGCTTACTACCAGCCCTTTGTGGAGCTCTCTGTGTTCCTCTGGTTTACCTGTTGACTCTGGAACTGAAGTTCTCTCACCTTTCGGCTCTGGcagctgcactgctgctgctgctcg AGAACGCTCTGATTGTTCAGTCACGGTTCATGTTACTGGAATCTGTTCTTATCTTCTTCGTGTTGTTAGCCTTCTTTTCATACCTGCGCTTCCACAACGCTTTAAGCAGGTTAGAACAGCCTTCAGCAACCTG CTCCTGGTTCAGGTTCAGTTGGCTGCTCTTGTCTGGAGCCTCCTGCGCTGCAGCTGTTGG gGTGAAGTACATGGGCTTGTTCTCTTATTTGCTGCTTCTGGGCTTGGCCTCTCTGCACACCTGGACCCTGATTGGAGACCAAACTGTCAGTCAT ctgagtgtgtgtgttcagtgtgtgtgtagagttgTATGCCTGGTGGTGGTTCCTGTTCTGCTCTATGTTTTCTGGTTCTACGTTCACCTGAGTCTCCTGAACCACAGCGGACCACATGACCAGCTGATGAGCTCAGCATTCCAGGCTACTCTGCAg GGTGGTCTCTCCAGGATCACTCAGGGCCAACCTCTGGAAGTCGCTTACGGCAGTCAAGTGACATTGAGGAGCTCTGCCTCTCAGCCAATCCCCTGCTGGCTCCACTCGCACAAAGTCAATTACCCAATCAG GTATGAAAATGGGAGGGGCAGTTCTCACCAGCAGCAGGTTACCTGTTACCCATTCAAAGACGTCAACAACTGGTGGATCATCAAAGACCCCAGCAG GCAGGAACTGGTGGTCAGCAGTCCTCCTCGGCCTGTCCGTCATGGTGACGTCATCCAGCTGGTTCATGGGATGACCTCACGCTTCCTTAACAG CCATGATGTAGCCGCTCCCATGAGTCCTCATGCTCAGGAAGTCTCTGCTTACATAGACTTCAACATCTCCATGCCAACCCAGAACCTGTGGAGAGTG gaAGTGTCTAACAGGGACTCTGAGTCTGAGGTTTGGAAGACGATCCTCTCTGAGGCCCGGTTCGTCCATGTCAACACCTCGGCTGTCCTCAAG ctGAGCGGCGTGTCTCTCCCCGACTGGGGTTTCCGTCAGCTTGAGGTCGTAGCAGAGAAACTGTTTAAAGCTCACAGCAGCAGTTTGGGATGGACTGTGGAGGAGCATCGATATGGAACCA gCGAGGAGCAGAAGGAGAGGGAAGCTGAGCTTCATTCTCCGACTCACATCGATGTTGACAGGAAAATTTCTTTCTGGGCCAAATTTTTAGAGCTTCAG TGGAAGATGCTGACAGTTAAACGGGAAGATTCCGAGCACAAATACAGCTCCACCCCATTAGAGTGGATCACCATGGAAACCAACATTGCATACTGGCTCCACTCCTCCACCAAT GCTCAGATCCACCTGCTTGGTAACCCAGTGTCGTGGGGATTGGGTCATCTGTGCCTGTTGGCCTATCAGCTGCTGGCAGCCTTGTACCTGCTGAGAAGGAGGCGTGGCTTCAAAGACTTACCTGAAG gtgtatgGCATCAGTTCGTGTATCTGGGCTGTGTGTGCATTGGTGGTTGGTTGGTGAACTTTGTTCCATTCCTTCTGATGGAGAAAACTCTCTTCCTGTATCACTACTTGCCTGCCCTGTGTTACCTGTACCTGCTGACCCCTGCCCTGCTGGAGCACGCTCACAACCACCTgctcag gACAGCGTCACAACGGTgcactgtgtgcgtgtgtgtgactgcagggGCATTGTCCATCTTCTTGTCCTACCAAAACTTCTGCCCTTTGACCTACGGCAGCCCAGAGCTCTCAGGAAATCAGCTGCAGTCTCTGAAGTGGAGAGACACCTGGGACATCCTATACCGCCGCCACTag
- the pomt1 gene encoding protein O-mannosyl-transferase 1 isoform X6: MLHLPLVVTAQVDLVLLLVSLLAMWTRLSHLSYPNAVVFDEVYYGQFVSLYMKRVFFIDDSGPPLGHMILALGAYLGGFDGNFVWNRIGAAFFSYLRFHNALSSSWFRFSWLLLSGASCAAAVGVKYMGLFSYLLLLGLASLHTWTLIGDQTVSHLSVCVQCVCRVVCLVVVPVLLYVFWFYVHLSLLNHSGPHDQLMSSAFQATLQGGLSRITQGQPLEVAYGSQVTLRSSASQPIPCWLHSHKVNYPIRYENGRGSSHQQQVTCYPFKDVNNWWIIKDPSRQELVVSSPPRPVRHGDVIQLVHGMTSRFLNSHDVAAPMSPHAQEVSAYIDFNISMPTQNLWRVEVSNRDSESEVWKTILSEARFVHVNTSAVLKLSGVSLPDWGFRQLEVVAEKLFKAHSSSLGWTVEEHRYGTSEEQKEREAELHSPTHIDVDRKISFWAKFLELQWKMLTVKREDSEHKYSSTPLEWITMETNIAYWLHSSTNAQIHLLGNPVSWGLGHLCLLAYQLLAALYLLRRRRGFKDLPEGVWHQFVYLGCVCIGGWLVNFVPFLLMEKTLFLYHYLPALCYLYLLTPALLEHAHNHLLRTASQRCTVCVCVTAGALSIFLSYQNFCPLTYGSPELSGNQLQSLKWRDTWDILYRRH; encoded by the exons ATGCTGCACCTTCCCCTAGTGGTGACAGCTCAGGTTGATCTGGTTCTGCTCCTGGTCTCATTGTTGGCCATGTGGACCAGACTGAGCCACCTCAGCTACCCCAACGCTGTAGT GTTTGATGAGGTGTATTATGGTCAGTTTGTGTCTCTATACATGAAGAGAGTTTTCTTCATTGATGACAGCGGACCGCCTCTTGGACACATGATCTTAGCCCTTGGAG cataCCTGGGAGGGTTTGATGGGAACTTTGTGTGGAACCGAATTGGAGCAG CCTTCTTTTCATACCTGCGCTTCCACAACGCTTTAAGCAG CTCCTGGTTCAGGTTCAGTTGGCTGCTCTTGTCTGGAGCCTCCTGCGCTGCAGCTGTTGG gGTGAAGTACATGGGCTTGTTCTCTTATTTGCTGCTTCTGGGCTTGGCCTCTCTGCACACCTGGACCCTGATTGGAGACCAAACTGTCAGTCAT ctgagtgtgtgtgttcagtgtgtgtgtagagttgTATGCCTGGTGGTGGTTCCTGTTCTGCTCTATGTTTTCTGGTTCTACGTTCACCTGAGTCTCCTGAACCACAGCGGACCACATGACCAGCTGATGAGCTCAGCATTCCAGGCTACTCTGCAg GGTGGTCTCTCCAGGATCACTCAGGGCCAACCTCTGGAAGTCGCTTACGGCAGTCAAGTGACATTGAGGAGCTCTGCCTCTCAGCCAATCCCCTGCTGGCTCCACTCGCACAAAGTCAATTACCCAATCAG GTATGAAAATGGGAGGGGCAGTTCTCACCAGCAGCAGGTTACCTGTTACCCATTCAAAGACGTCAACAACTGGTGGATCATCAAAGACCCCAGCAG GCAGGAACTGGTGGTCAGCAGTCCTCCTCGGCCTGTCCGTCATGGTGACGTCATCCAGCTGGTTCATGGGATGACCTCACGCTTCCTTAACAG CCATGATGTAGCCGCTCCCATGAGTCCTCATGCTCAGGAAGTCTCTGCTTACATAGACTTCAACATCTCCATGCCAACCCAGAACCTGTGGAGAGTG gaAGTGTCTAACAGGGACTCTGAGTCTGAGGTTTGGAAGACGATCCTCTCTGAGGCCCGGTTCGTCCATGTCAACACCTCGGCTGTCCTCAAG ctGAGCGGCGTGTCTCTCCCCGACTGGGGTTTCCGTCAGCTTGAGGTCGTAGCAGAGAAACTGTTTAAAGCTCACAGCAGCAGTTTGGGATGGACTGTGGAGGAGCATCGATATGGAACCA gCGAGGAGCAGAAGGAGAGGGAAGCTGAGCTTCATTCTCCGACTCACATCGATGTTGACAGGAAAATTTCTTTCTGGGCCAAATTTTTAGAGCTTCAG TGGAAGATGCTGACAGTTAAACGGGAAGATTCCGAGCACAAATACAGCTCCACCCCATTAGAGTGGATCACCATGGAAACCAACATTGCATACTGGCTCCACTCCTCCACCAAT GCTCAGATCCACCTGCTTGGTAACCCAGTGTCGTGGGGATTGGGTCATCTGTGCCTGTTGGCCTATCAGCTGCTGGCAGCCTTGTACCTGCTGAGAAGGAGGCGTGGCTTCAAAGACTTACCTGAAG gtgtatgGCATCAGTTCGTGTATCTGGGCTGTGTGTGCATTGGTGGTTGGTTGGTGAACTTTGTTCCATTCCTTCTGATGGAGAAAACTCTCTTCCTGTATCACTACTTGCCTGCCCTGTGTTACCTGTACCTGCTGACCCCTGCCCTGCTGGAGCACGCTCACAACCACCTgctcag gACAGCGTCACAACGGTgcactgtgtgcgtgtgtgtgactgcagggGCATTGTCCATCTTCTTGTCCTACCAAAACTTCTGCCCTTTGACCTACGGCAGCCCAGAGCTCTCAGGAAATCAGCTGCAGTCTCTGAAGTGGAGAGACACCTGGGACATCCTATACCGCCGCCACTag
- the pomt1 gene encoding protein O-mannosyl-transferase 1 isoform X5: MLHLPLVVTAQVDLVLLLVSLLAMWTRLSHLSYPNAVVFDEVYYGQFVSLYMKRVFFIDDSGPPLGHMILALGAYLGGFDGNFVWNRIGAAFFSYLRFHNALSRLEQPSATCSWFRFSWLLLSGASCAAAVGVKYMGLFSYLLLLGLASLHTWTLIGDQTVSHLSVCVQCVCRVVCLVVVPVLLYVFWFYVHLSLLNHSGPHDQLMSSAFQATLQGGLSRITQGQPLEVAYGSQVTLRSSASQPIPCWLHSHKVNYPIRYENGRGSSHQQQVTCYPFKDVNNWWIIKDPSRQELVVSSPPRPVRHGDVIQLVHGMTSRFLNSHDVAAPMSPHAQEVSAYIDFNISMPTQNLWRVEVSNRDSESEVWKTILSEARFVHVNTSAVLKLSGVSLPDWGFRQLEVVAEKLFKAHSSSLGWTVEEHRYGTSEEQKEREAELHSPTHIDVDRKISFWAKFLELQWKMLTVKREDSEHKYSSTPLEWITMETNIAYWLHSSTNAQIHLLGNPVSWGLGHLCLLAYQLLAALYLLRRRRGFKDLPEGVWHQFVYLGCVCIGGWLVNFVPFLLMEKTLFLYHYLPALCYLYLLTPALLEHAHNHLLRTASQRCTVCVCVTAGALSIFLSYQNFCPLTYGSPELSGNQLQSLKWRDTWDILYRRH, from the exons ATGCTGCACCTTCCCCTAGTGGTGACAGCTCAGGTTGATCTGGTTCTGCTCCTGGTCTCATTGTTGGCCATGTGGACCAGACTGAGCCACCTCAGCTACCCCAACGCTGTAGT GTTTGATGAGGTGTATTATGGTCAGTTTGTGTCTCTATACATGAAGAGAGTTTTCTTCATTGATGACAGCGGACCGCCTCTTGGACACATGATCTTAGCCCTTGGAG cataCCTGGGAGGGTTTGATGGGAACTTTGTGTGGAACCGAATTGGAGCAG CCTTCTTTTCATACCTGCGCTTCCACAACGCTTTAAGCAGGTTAGAACAGCCTTCAGCAACCTG CTCCTGGTTCAGGTTCAGTTGGCTGCTCTTGTCTGGAGCCTCCTGCGCTGCAGCTGTTGG gGTGAAGTACATGGGCTTGTTCTCTTATTTGCTGCTTCTGGGCTTGGCCTCTCTGCACACCTGGACCCTGATTGGAGACCAAACTGTCAGTCAT ctgagtgtgtgtgttcagtgtgtgtgtagagttgTATGCCTGGTGGTGGTTCCTGTTCTGCTCTATGTTTTCTGGTTCTACGTTCACCTGAGTCTCCTGAACCACAGCGGACCACATGACCAGCTGATGAGCTCAGCATTCCAGGCTACTCTGCAg GGTGGTCTCTCCAGGATCACTCAGGGCCAACCTCTGGAAGTCGCTTACGGCAGTCAAGTGACATTGAGGAGCTCTGCCTCTCAGCCAATCCCCTGCTGGCTCCACTCGCACAAAGTCAATTACCCAATCAG GTATGAAAATGGGAGGGGCAGTTCTCACCAGCAGCAGGTTACCTGTTACCCATTCAAAGACGTCAACAACTGGTGGATCATCAAAGACCCCAGCAG GCAGGAACTGGTGGTCAGCAGTCCTCCTCGGCCTGTCCGTCATGGTGACGTCATCCAGCTGGTTCATGGGATGACCTCACGCTTCCTTAACAG CCATGATGTAGCCGCTCCCATGAGTCCTCATGCTCAGGAAGTCTCTGCTTACATAGACTTCAACATCTCCATGCCAACCCAGAACCTGTGGAGAGTG gaAGTGTCTAACAGGGACTCTGAGTCTGAGGTTTGGAAGACGATCCTCTCTGAGGCCCGGTTCGTCCATGTCAACACCTCGGCTGTCCTCAAG ctGAGCGGCGTGTCTCTCCCCGACTGGGGTTTCCGTCAGCTTGAGGTCGTAGCAGAGAAACTGTTTAAAGCTCACAGCAGCAGTTTGGGATGGACTGTGGAGGAGCATCGATATGGAACCA gCGAGGAGCAGAAGGAGAGGGAAGCTGAGCTTCATTCTCCGACTCACATCGATGTTGACAGGAAAATTTCTTTCTGGGCCAAATTTTTAGAGCTTCAG TGGAAGATGCTGACAGTTAAACGGGAAGATTCCGAGCACAAATACAGCTCCACCCCATTAGAGTGGATCACCATGGAAACCAACATTGCATACTGGCTCCACTCCTCCACCAAT GCTCAGATCCACCTGCTTGGTAACCCAGTGTCGTGGGGATTGGGTCATCTGTGCCTGTTGGCCTATCAGCTGCTGGCAGCCTTGTACCTGCTGAGAAGGAGGCGTGGCTTCAAAGACTTACCTGAAG gtgtatgGCATCAGTTCGTGTATCTGGGCTGTGTGTGCATTGGTGGTTGGTTGGTGAACTTTGTTCCATTCCTTCTGATGGAGAAAACTCTCTTCCTGTATCACTACTTGCCTGCCCTGTGTTACCTGTACCTGCTGACCCCTGCCCTGCTGGAGCACGCTCACAACCACCTgctcag gACAGCGTCACAACGGTgcactgtgtgcgtgtgtgtgactgcagggGCATTGTCCATCTTCTTGTCCTACCAAAACTTCTGCCCTTTGACCTACGGCAGCCCAGAGCTCTCAGGAAATCAGCTGCAGTCTCTGAAGTGGAGAGACACCTGGGACATCCTATACCGCCGCCACTag